The genomic stretch TTATCCATTTTGTCTCCGGTTACTCTTCCTCTAGTTGTCTTTAATTTTTTATCCATAAAATATATCGTCATTAATTATTCTTCCTTGCTTTTGAGTGCGGTCATAGCTCTGGCAATGTCTCTTTTCGTATTTCGATATTCTCTGTGATTTTTTATCTGTTTCGAAGAAATATCAAATCTGAGCTTGGTAATCCTTGTTTGCCCATCCTCGAGAAACTTTTCAATTTCTCCTTTGCTTATTTCTTCAAATTTTACTTTATTCTTTTCAGCCATATTAAAAAATTCTACTTTTTTATAAATTTAGTTTTGACCGATAATTTGTGAGACGCGAGCCTCATTGCTTCGCTAGCTACGCTTTCTAAAACTCCATCCATTTCAAATAATACCCTCCCGGCCTTAATCTTAG from Parcubacteria group bacterium encodes the following:
- the rpmC gene encoding 50S ribosomal protein L29, with protein sequence MAEKNKVKFEEISKGEIEKFLEDGQTRITKLRFDISSKQIKNHREYRNTKRDIARAMTALKSKEE